Below is a window of Streptomyces spongiicola DNA.
ACTCGATCCGGTCCAGTGCGTGCCGGGTGTCGGGGCCGGGCCGCTCCCGGCCGCGCCGGGTCAGCTCGGCATAGCCCCGGATGGACGCGAGCGGGGTCCGCAGCTCATGGCCGGCGTCCGCCACGAACTGCCGCACCCGGGTCTCGCTCTCCTGCCGCGCGTGCAGGGCCGAGTGGACGTGGTCGAGCATCCGGTTGAGCGCGGCGCCGACCCGGCCGACCTCGGTACCGGGGTCGGCCTCCGCGTCCGGTACCCGCTCGTACAGCGCCACCTCGCCTCTGTGCAGAGGGAGTTCGGACACCCGGGTGGCCGTCGCCGCGACCCTCCGCAGCGGGCGCAGCGCGACCCCGACGAGGGTGCCGCCGGCCAGTCCGGCGGCGGCCAGTCCGGCGGCGGTCACACAGATCTCGACGACGACGAGGGTGCCCAGGGTGCTGTGCACCTCGGCGAGGGGGACGCCGACGAGGAACGCGCCGTTGGCGCCCATCCGGTACTCCACGCGGTAGTCGCCGAGGCCCGGCACCTCCACGGTGTGCGGCTCCAGGTCGCGTGGGACGGCCGTGAGCGCGGCCCGCTCCGCCCCGGTCAGCGGCCGGTCCATGACCCGCGGGCCCAGTGCGTCCGACTCCTGCTGGACCGAGACGGCCCCGTCGCCGAGGGAACCGTCCACCGCGACCTGCACGCCGACCGTCCCGAGCGGTGCGCCGCCGCTCGTGACGAACCGCAGCGACCCCGGCGACCGCGGGCCACCGCCCGGCTCGCCCGGCGGCGGCCCGGCCGCCCGCTGCGCGACGCCCTGCAACTGCTCGTCCTTCTGTCCGTACAGATAGGTGCGCAGTGCGAGCGTGGTCACGGTGCCGATGACCGCCGCGACCACCGCGATGAGCGCCACCGCGGACACCACCAGCCTGGTCCGCAGGGACCATCCGCCGCTCACCCGGTGCACCTCCCGGCAGGCTCCGCCCCGTCGCCCCGCACCCCGGCACCCCGCACCCCGGCACTCCGACACCCCGCACCCTCACCGGGTCGGCCGAAGGCCCCGGCGGCCCGGAAGCGAGGGGGCGCGGCCGGCCTGCCGTCGCGCGCGCCGGACGACGTTTCCGGACGGGTCGGCGCCACCGCCCGGGCCCTACTCACCGGGCTTGATC
It encodes the following:
- a CDS encoding sensor histidine kinase, producing the protein MSGGWSLRTRLVVSAVALIAVVAAVIGTVTTLALRTYLYGQKDEQLQGVAQRAAGPPPGEPGGGPRSPGSLRFVTSGGAPLGTVGVQVAVDGSLGDGAVSVQQESDALGPRVMDRPLTGAERAALTAVPRDLEPHTVEVPGLGDYRVEYRMGANGAFLVGVPLAEVHSTLGTLVVVEICVTAAGLAAAGLAGGTLVGVALRPLRRVAATATRVSELPLHRGEVALYERVPDAEADPGTEVGRVGAALNRMLDHVHSALHARQESETRVRQFVADAGHELRTPLASIRGYAELTRRGRERPGPDTRHALDRIESEATRMTGLVEDLLLLARLDAGRPLAYQSTDLSPLVVDAVSDARAAGPDHVWRLDLPDDPAVVRADPERLHQVLVNLLANARTHTPPGTTVTAAVRTTDCRSAVVLEVRDDGPGIPPGLLPYVFERFARGDASRSRHAGSTGLGLAIVHAVVTAHGGTVDVASAPGRTVFSVRLALVREPGDSQTPHSVGTRP